One part of the Tachyglossus aculeatus isolate mTacAcu1 chromosome 26, mTacAcu1.pri, whole genome shotgun sequence genome encodes these proteins:
- the MARK4 gene encoding MAP/microtubule affinity-regulating kinase 4 isoform X2, whose amino-acid sequence MSSSRTALVPGNERNSDTHPPLGGSRSSDKGPSWSSRSLGARCRSSIASGPEEQPHVGSYRLLRTIGKGNFAKVKLARHVLTGREVAIKIIDKTQLNPSSLQKLFREVRIMKGLNHPNIVKLFEVIETEKTLYLVMEYASAGEVFDYLVSHGRMKEKEARAKFRQIVSAVHYCHQKNIVHRDLKAENLLLDADANIKIADFGFSNEFTLGSKLDTFCGSPPYAAPELFQGKKYDGPEVDIWSLGVILYTLVSGSLPFDGQNLKELRERVLRGKYRVPFYMSTDCESILRRFLVLNPAKRCPLEQIMKDKWINIGYEGEELRPYKEPEEDYGDTKRIEVMVGMGYSREEIKEALNNQKYNEVTATYLLLGRKNEEGGDRGAPGLALARVRAPSEGNGTAKGSGSGHSKGQRGSTYHRQRRHSDFCGPSPAPLHPKRSPTGTGEAELKEDRLPSRKASCSAVGGSRGLPPPSPMVSSAHNPNKAEIPERHKDSAGPPNNLPPSTMTRRNTYVCTERPGSERPSLLPNGKENSSGPPRVPPASPSSHSLAPASGDRSRLSRGSTLRSTFHGGQVRDRRGGAAVQNGPPASPTLSHEASPLPPGRSRPAANLFSKLTSKLTRRVTLDPSKRQSSNRCVSGAALPQGSKIRSQTNLRESGDLRSQVAIYLGLRRKPPPAPGCSDFPGA is encoded by the exons caCCCCCCACTCGGGGGCAGCCGCTCCTCGGACAAGGGTCCATCCTGGTCCAGCCGCTCGCTGGGCGCCCGCTGCCGCAGCTCCATCGCCTCCGGCCCCGAGGagcagccccacgtgggcagcTACCGGCTCCTGCGCACCATCGGCAAAGGGAACTTCGCCAAGGTCAAGCTGGCCCGGCACGTGCTCACCGGCCGcgag GTCGCCATCAAAATCATTGACAAGACCCAGCTGAACCCCAGCAGCCTCCAGAAG CTGTTCCGTGAGGTCCGCATCATGAAAGGCCTGAACCACCCCAACATCG TGAAGCTGTTTGAGGTGATTGAGACGGAGAAGACGCTGTACCTGGTGATGGAATACGCCAGCGCCG GGGAAGTTTTTGACTACCTCGTGTCCCACGGACGCATGAAGGAGAAAGAGGCTAGGGCCAAGTTCCGCCAG ATTGTGTCGGCCGTGCACTATTGTCACCAGAAGAACATCGTTCACAGGGACCTCAAG GCCGAGAACCTGCTGCTGGATGCTGACGCTAACATCAAGATCGCAGATTTCGGGTTCAGCAACGAGTTCACATTGGGCTCCAAGCTGGACACGTTCTGCGGGAGCCCCCCCTACGCCGCCCCTGAACTCTTCCAGGGCAAAAAGTACGACGGCCCCGAGGTGGACATCTGGAGTCTGGGGGTCATCCTGTACACCCTGGTCAGCGGCTCGTTGCCCTTTGATGGCCAGAACCTCAAA gaGCTGCGGGAACGCGTGTTGCGGGGCAAGTACCGCGTCCCCTTCTACATGTCCACGGACTGCGAGAGCATCCTGCGCCGCTTCCTAGTCCTGAACCCCGCCAAGCGCTGCCCCTTGGAG caaatCATGAAGGACAAGTGGATCAACATCGGCTACGAGGGGGAGGAGCTGAGGCCGTACAAGGAGCCCGAGGAGGATTATGGGGACACGAAGCGAATCG AGGTCATGGTGGGGATGGGCTACTCCAGGGAGGAGATCAAAGAGGCACTGAACAACCAGAAATACAACGAGGTCACCGCCACCTACCTCCTGCTGGGCAGGAAGAACGAG GAGGGCGGGGACCGGGGGGCCCctggcctggccctggcccgGGTGCGGGCGCCCAGCGAAGGCAACGGCACGGCCAAAGGGTCCGGTTCTGGCCACAGCAAAGGTCAGCGCGGCTCCACGTACCACCGGCAGCGCCGGCACAGCGACTTTT gcGGCCCCTCCCCTGCGCCTCTGCACCCCAAGCGCAGCCCCACGGGCACGGGGGAGGCCGAACTGAAGGAGGACCGGCTACCGTCCCGTAAGGCCAGCTGCAGCGCGGTGGGCGGGAGCCGGggcctgccccctcccagccccatggtcagCAGCGCGCACAACCCCAACAAAGCAGAGATCCCAGAGCGGCACAAGGACAGCGCCGGTCCCCCC aacaACCTCCCCCCCAGCACGATGACCCGTAGGAACACGTATGTTTGTACTGAGCGCCCAGGCTCCGAGCGCCCCTCCTTGCTTCCCAACGGCAAAGAGAACAG CTCTGGCCCCCCAAGGGTGCCGCCTGCCTCTCCGTCCAGCCACAGTCTGGCGCCCGCCTCGGGCGACCGCAGCCGCCTGTCCCGCGGCTCCACCCTGCGCAGCACCTTCCACGGGGGGCAGGTGCGGGACCGCCGCGGGGGGGCGGCTGTGCAGAACGGCCCCCCCGCCTCGCCCACCCTGTCGCACGAGGCCTCGCCGCTACCCCCAGGCCGCAGCCGGCCCGCCGCCAACCTCTTCAGCAAGCTCACCTCCAAGCTGACCCGCAG GGTCACTCTCGACCCGTCCAAGCGGCAGAGTTCAAACCGCTGTGTGTCGGgtgcggccctgccccagggatcCAAGATCC GGTCGCAGACGAACCTGAGAGAATCGGGGGACCTGAGATCACAAG TGGCCATCTACCTGGGGCTCCGAAGGAAGCCGCCTCCGGCCCCCGGCTGCTCCGATTTCCCTGGAGCGTGA
- the CKM gene encoding creatine kinase M-type — translation MPFGNTHNKYKLNFKPDEEFPDLTKHNNHMAKVLTSDLYKKLRDKETPSGFTLDDIIQTGVDNPGHPFIMTVGCVAGDEESYVVFKDLFDPIIHDRHGGYKPTDKHKTDLNHENLKGGDDLDPNYVLSSRVRTGRSIKGYTLPPHCSRGERRAVEKLSVDALNSLTGEFKGKYYPLKSMTEQEQQQLIDDHFLFDKPVSPLLLASGMARDWPDARGIWHNDNKSFLVWVNEEDHLRVISMEKGGNMKEVFRRFCVGLQKIEEIFKKAGHPFMWNEHLGYVLTCPSNLGTGLRGGVHVKLAHLSKHPKFEEILTRLRLQKRGTGGVDTAAVGSVFDVSNADRLGSSEVEQVQLVVDGVKLMVEMEKKLEKGQSIDDMIPAQK, via the exons atGCCGTTCGGAAACACCCACAACAAATACAAACTGAACTTCAAGCCGGACGAGGAGTTCCCGGACCTGACCAAGCACAACAACCACATGGCCAAGGTGCTCACCTCGGACCTGTACAAGAAGCTGCGCGACAAGGAGACCCCGAGCGGCTTCACCCTGGACGACATCATCCAGACGGGAGTGGACAACCCCG GACACCCGTTTATCATGACGGTGGGCTGCGTGGCCGGGGACGAGGAGTCGTACGTGGTCTTCAAGGACCTGTTCGACCCCATCATCCATGACCGCCACGGCGGCTACAAGCCCACGGACAAGCACAAGACGGACCTGAACCACGAAAATCtcaag ggcgGCGATGACCTGGACCCCAACTATGTACTGAGCAGCCGCGTCCGCACGGGTCGTAGCATCAAGGGCTACACGCTGCCCCCACATTGCTCCCGCGGGGAGCGTCGTGCCGTGGAAAAGCTCTCGGTGGATG CCCTGAACAGCCTCACGGGCGAGTTCAAGGGTAAGTACTACCCTCTCAAGAGCATGACGGAGCAGGAGCAGCAACAGTTGATCGACGACCACTTTCTGTTCGACAAGCCCGTGTCCCCGCTGCTGCTGGCCTCCGGCATGGCCCGAGACTGGCCTGACGCCCGTGGCATCTG GCACAATGACAACAAGAGTTTCCTGGTGTGGGTGAATGAGGAGGATCATCTCCGGGTCATCTCCATGGAGAAGGGCGGCAACATGAAGGAGGTTTTCCGCCGCTTCTGCGTCGGGTTGCAGaag ATCGAGGAAATCTTCAAGAAGGCCGGCCACCCCTTCATGTGGAACGAACACCTGGGCTACGTGCTGACCTGCCCCTCCAACCTTGGCACTGGCCTGCGTGGGGGGGTCCACGTCAAACTGGCCCATCTCAGCAAGCACCCCAAGTTCGAAGAGATCCTTACTCGCCTGCGGCTGCAGAAACGGGGCACAG GCGGCGTGGACACAGCAGCCGTGGGCTCCGTGTTTGACGTCTCCAACGCCGACCGCCTGGGCTCCTCGGAAGTGGAGCAGGTGCAGCTGGTGGTGGACGGGGTGAAGCTcatggtggagatggagaagaaacTGGAGAAAGGCCAGTCCATCGacgacatgatccccgcccagaAGTAG
- the MARK4 gene encoding MAP/microtubule affinity-regulating kinase 4 isoform X1, with amino-acid sequence MSSSRTALVPGNERNSDTHPPLGGSRSSDKGPSWSSRSLGARCRSSIASGPEEQPHVGSYRLLRTIGKGNFAKVKLARHVLTGREVAIKIIDKTQLNPSSLQKLFREVRIMKGLNHPNIVKLFEVIETEKTLYLVMEYASAGEVFDYLVSHGRMKEKEARAKFRQIVSAVHYCHQKNIVHRDLKAENLLLDADANIKIADFGFSNEFTLGSKLDTFCGSPPYAAPELFQGKKYDGPEVDIWSLGVILYTLVSGSLPFDGQNLKELRERVLRGKYRVPFYMSTDCESILRRFLVLNPAKRCPLEQIMKDKWINIGYEGEELRPYKEPEEDYGDTKRIEVMVGMGYSREEIKEALNNQKYNEVTATYLLLGRKNEEGGDRGAPGLALARVRAPSEGNGTAKGSGSGHSKGQRGSTYHRQRRHSDFCGPSPAPLHPKRSPTGTGEAELKEDRLPSRKASCSAVGGSRGLPPPSPMVSSAHNPNKAEIPERHKDSAGPPNNLPPSTMTRRNTYVCTERPGSERPSLLPNGKENSSGPPRVPPASPSSHSLAPASGDRSRLSRGSTLRSTFHGGQVRDRRGGAAVQNGPPASPTLSHEASPLPPGRSRPAANLFSKLTSKLTRRVADEPERIGGPEITSGHLPGAPKEAASGPRLLRFPWSVKLTSSRPPEALMAALHRATHAARCRCRQPQPFLLSCLHGGAGGPDPLSHFEVEVCQLPRAGLRGVLFRRVAGTAPAFRSLVSRIADDLEL; translated from the exons caCCCCCCACTCGGGGGCAGCCGCTCCTCGGACAAGGGTCCATCCTGGTCCAGCCGCTCGCTGGGCGCCCGCTGCCGCAGCTCCATCGCCTCCGGCCCCGAGGagcagccccacgtgggcagcTACCGGCTCCTGCGCACCATCGGCAAAGGGAACTTCGCCAAGGTCAAGCTGGCCCGGCACGTGCTCACCGGCCGcgag GTCGCCATCAAAATCATTGACAAGACCCAGCTGAACCCCAGCAGCCTCCAGAAG CTGTTCCGTGAGGTCCGCATCATGAAAGGCCTGAACCACCCCAACATCG TGAAGCTGTTTGAGGTGATTGAGACGGAGAAGACGCTGTACCTGGTGATGGAATACGCCAGCGCCG GGGAAGTTTTTGACTACCTCGTGTCCCACGGACGCATGAAGGAGAAAGAGGCTAGGGCCAAGTTCCGCCAG ATTGTGTCGGCCGTGCACTATTGTCACCAGAAGAACATCGTTCACAGGGACCTCAAG GCCGAGAACCTGCTGCTGGATGCTGACGCTAACATCAAGATCGCAGATTTCGGGTTCAGCAACGAGTTCACATTGGGCTCCAAGCTGGACACGTTCTGCGGGAGCCCCCCCTACGCCGCCCCTGAACTCTTCCAGGGCAAAAAGTACGACGGCCCCGAGGTGGACATCTGGAGTCTGGGGGTCATCCTGTACACCCTGGTCAGCGGCTCGTTGCCCTTTGATGGCCAGAACCTCAAA gaGCTGCGGGAACGCGTGTTGCGGGGCAAGTACCGCGTCCCCTTCTACATGTCCACGGACTGCGAGAGCATCCTGCGCCGCTTCCTAGTCCTGAACCCCGCCAAGCGCTGCCCCTTGGAG caaatCATGAAGGACAAGTGGATCAACATCGGCTACGAGGGGGAGGAGCTGAGGCCGTACAAGGAGCCCGAGGAGGATTATGGGGACACGAAGCGAATCG AGGTCATGGTGGGGATGGGCTACTCCAGGGAGGAGATCAAAGAGGCACTGAACAACCAGAAATACAACGAGGTCACCGCCACCTACCTCCTGCTGGGCAGGAAGAACGAG GAGGGCGGGGACCGGGGGGCCCctggcctggccctggcccgGGTGCGGGCGCCCAGCGAAGGCAACGGCACGGCCAAAGGGTCCGGTTCTGGCCACAGCAAAGGTCAGCGCGGCTCCACGTACCACCGGCAGCGCCGGCACAGCGACTTTT gcGGCCCCTCCCCTGCGCCTCTGCACCCCAAGCGCAGCCCCACGGGCACGGGGGAGGCCGAACTGAAGGAGGACCGGCTACCGTCCCGTAAGGCCAGCTGCAGCGCGGTGGGCGGGAGCCGGggcctgccccctcccagccccatggtcagCAGCGCGCACAACCCCAACAAAGCAGAGATCCCAGAGCGGCACAAGGACAGCGCCGGTCCCCCC aacaACCTCCCCCCCAGCACGATGACCCGTAGGAACACGTATGTTTGTACTGAGCGCCCAGGCTCCGAGCGCCCCTCCTTGCTTCCCAACGGCAAAGAGAACAG CTCTGGCCCCCCAAGGGTGCCGCCTGCCTCTCCGTCCAGCCACAGTCTGGCGCCCGCCTCGGGCGACCGCAGCCGCCTGTCCCGCGGCTCCACCCTGCGCAGCACCTTCCACGGGGGGCAGGTGCGGGACCGCCGCGGGGGGGCGGCTGTGCAGAACGGCCCCCCCGCCTCGCCCACCCTGTCGCACGAGGCCTCGCCGCTACCCCCAGGCCGCAGCCGGCCCGCCGCCAACCTCTTCAGCAAGCTCACCTCCAAGCTGACCCGCAG GGTCGCAGACGAACCTGAGAGAATCGGGGGACCTGAGATCACAAG TGGCCATCTACCTGGGGCTCCGAAGGAAGCCGCCTCCGGCCCCCGGCTGCTCCGATTTCCCTGGAGCGTGAAGCTGACCAGCTCGCGCCCGCCCGAGGCGCTCATGGCCGCCCTGCACCGCGCCACCCACGCCGCCCGCTGCCGCTGCCGCCAGCCTCAGCCCTTCCTGCTGTCCTGCCTGCACGGGGGCGCTGGCGGCCCGGACCCCCTGTCCCACTTCGAGGTGGAGGTGTGCCAGTTGCCGCGGGCCGGCCTGCGCGGGGTCCTGTTCCGCCGGGTGGCGGGCACGGCCCCGGCCTTCCGCTCGCTGGTCAGCCGCATCGCCGACGACCTGGAGCTCTAG
- the KLC3 gene encoding kinesin light chain 3, producing the protein MSVLVESGGARPSPEEVVAQTRLLMQGLEALRAEHRSLAGQLLDGLGGGMLSGGTPGPSEPPEPGRALLLEQQDALSHILDDLTLGLGEAQVLLALSGHLGAVEAERRGLRAQELRLAQENAWLQEELEEARRRLQGSEGTVARLEEEKQILVAQGQQRRASVLQQQAEPEQRSPPHDSLRPPFPSEEQEEEEQTGSTAVQQGGYEVPARLRELHTLVVQYVGQGRYEVAVPLCRQALEDLQRSSGPGHPDVATLLNILALVYRDQNKYREATELLLDALRIREVALGPEHPAVAATLNNLAVLYGKRGQYHEALPLCQRALEIREKVLGAAHPDVAKQLNNLALLCQNQGRFEEVEQHFGRALAIYQALGAAQDSNVAKTKNNLASAYLKQGKYRQAEELYRDILSGQELPAPLGKPVAAQPGIDQEPQTVPLPRSGSLSKLRDTIRRGSERLVSRLRGEGTTASPASLKRAVSLNALSVLPGRAQPTQPPEDHRSRLREGRGLSHSSLDLCLGGPHPVPGSG; encoded by the exons ATGTCGGTGCTGGTGGAGTCCGGCGGGGCCCGTCCCAGCCCCGAAGAGGTGGTGGCGCAGACGAGGCTGCTGATGCAGGGCCTGGAGGCTCTGCGGGCCGAACACCGCAGCCTGGCCGGGCAGCTGCTGGATGGCCTGGGTGGAGGGATGCTGTCCGGCGGGACCCCCGGACCCTCTGAGCCCCCCGAGCCCGGCCGGGCCCTGCTACTGGAGCAGCAGGATGCACTGAGCCACATCCTGGATGACCTCACGCTGGGGCTCGGGGAGGCCCAG GTACTGCTGGCTCTGAGCGGGCACCTGGGTGCGGTGGAAGCAGAGCGGCGAGGGTTGCGGGCGCAGGAGCTGCGGTTGGCACAGGAGAACGCATGGCTgcaggaggagttggaggaggcgCGGCGGCGGCTGCAGGGCAGCGAGGGCACGGTCGCCCgcctggaggaggagaagcaaatcCTGGTGGCCCAGGGGCAGCAGCGCCGGGCCTCCGTGCTCCAGCAGCAG GCCGAGCCAGAGCAGCGGTCCCCCCCACACGACAGCCTGAGGCCCCCGTTTCCCagcgaggagcaggaggaggaagagcagacag GCTCGACAGCGGTCCAGCAGGGGGGCTACGAGGTCCCTGCCCGGCTGCGGGAGTTGCACACGTTGGTGGTCCAGTACGTGGGGCAGGGCCGCTACGAGGTGGCGGTGCCGCTGTGCCGCCAGGCGCTCGAGGATCTGCAGCGCAGCTCGGGACCCGGACACCCGGACGTGGCCACCCTCCTCAACATCTTGGCCCTCGTGTACCG CGACCAGAACAAGTACCGAGAGGCCACGGAACTGCTGCTGGACGCTCTGAGGATCCGGGAGGTGGCACTGGGCCCCGAGCACCCGGCG GTAGCGGCTACTCTGAACAACTTGGCGGTGTTGTATGGGAAACGTGGCCAGTACCATGAGGCCTTGCCCCTGTGCCAGCGGGCCTTAGAGATCCGGGAGAAG GTCCTGGGCGCTGCCCACCCAGACGTGGCCAAGCAACTGAACAACCTGGCGCTGCTGTGCCAGAACCAGGGCCGCTTCGAGGAGGTGGAGCAGCACTTCGGCCGGGCCCTGGCCATCTACCAGGCGCTGGGTGCCGCCCAGGACTCCAACGTGGCCAAGACCAAGAATAACCTG GCCTCAGCATACCTCAAGCAGGGCAAGTACCGACAGGCGGAGGAGCTGTACAGGGACATCCTGAGTGGGCAGGAACTCCCAGCCCCGCTGG GGAAGCCTGTGGCCGCCCAGCCTGGCATAGACCAAGAGCCccag ACCGTGCCCTTGCCACGCAGCGGGTCCCTGTCAAAGCTGCGGGACACGATCCGACGCGGGAGCGAGAGACTCGTGTCCCGACTCCGGGGCGAGGGAACCACAGCCAGTCCGGCAAG TTTGAAGCGGGCCGTGTCCTTGAATGCACTCAGTGTCTTGCCAGGCCGAGCCCAGCCCACCCAG ccaCCGGAAGACCACCGCAGCCGCCTCCGGGAGGGCCGGGGACTGAGCCACAGCTCCTTGGACCTGTGTCTCGGCGGTCCCCATCCCGTTCCTGGCTCGGGCTAG
- the MARK4 gene encoding MAP/microtubule affinity-regulating kinase 4 isoform X3: MEYASAGEVFDYLVSHGRMKEKEARAKFRQIVSAVHYCHQKNIVHRDLKAENLLLDADANIKIADFGFSNEFTLGSKLDTFCGSPPYAAPELFQGKKYDGPEVDIWSLGVILYTLVSGSLPFDGQNLKELRERVLRGKYRVPFYMSTDCESILRRFLVLNPAKRCPLEQIMKDKWINIGYEGEELRPYKEPEEDYGDTKRIEVMVGMGYSREEIKEALNNQKYNEVTATYLLLGRKNEEGGDRGAPGLALARVRAPSEGNGTAKGSGSGHSKGQRGSTYHRQRRHSDFCGPSPAPLHPKRSPTGTGEAELKEDRLPSRKASCSAVGGSRGLPPPSPMVSSAHNPNKAEIPERHKDSAGPPNNLPPSTMTRRNTYVCTERPGSERPSLLPNGKENSSGPPRVPPASPSSHSLAPASGDRSRLSRGSTLRSTFHGGQVRDRRGGAAVQNGPPASPTLSHEASPLPPGRSRPAANLFSKLTSKLTRRVADEPERIGGPEITSGHLPGAPKEAASGPRLLRFPWSVKLTSSRPPEALMAALHRATHAARCRCRQPQPFLLSCLHGGAGGPDPLSHFEVEVCQLPRAGLRGVLFRRVAGTAPAFRSLVSRIADDLEL, from the exons ATGGAATACGCCAGCGCCG GGGAAGTTTTTGACTACCTCGTGTCCCACGGACGCATGAAGGAGAAAGAGGCTAGGGCCAAGTTCCGCCAG ATTGTGTCGGCCGTGCACTATTGTCACCAGAAGAACATCGTTCACAGGGACCTCAAG GCCGAGAACCTGCTGCTGGATGCTGACGCTAACATCAAGATCGCAGATTTCGGGTTCAGCAACGAGTTCACATTGGGCTCCAAGCTGGACACGTTCTGCGGGAGCCCCCCCTACGCCGCCCCTGAACTCTTCCAGGGCAAAAAGTACGACGGCCCCGAGGTGGACATCTGGAGTCTGGGGGTCATCCTGTACACCCTGGTCAGCGGCTCGTTGCCCTTTGATGGCCAGAACCTCAAA gaGCTGCGGGAACGCGTGTTGCGGGGCAAGTACCGCGTCCCCTTCTACATGTCCACGGACTGCGAGAGCATCCTGCGCCGCTTCCTAGTCCTGAACCCCGCCAAGCGCTGCCCCTTGGAG caaatCATGAAGGACAAGTGGATCAACATCGGCTACGAGGGGGAGGAGCTGAGGCCGTACAAGGAGCCCGAGGAGGATTATGGGGACACGAAGCGAATCG AGGTCATGGTGGGGATGGGCTACTCCAGGGAGGAGATCAAAGAGGCACTGAACAACCAGAAATACAACGAGGTCACCGCCACCTACCTCCTGCTGGGCAGGAAGAACGAG GAGGGCGGGGACCGGGGGGCCCctggcctggccctggcccgGGTGCGGGCGCCCAGCGAAGGCAACGGCACGGCCAAAGGGTCCGGTTCTGGCCACAGCAAAGGTCAGCGCGGCTCCACGTACCACCGGCAGCGCCGGCACAGCGACTTTT gcGGCCCCTCCCCTGCGCCTCTGCACCCCAAGCGCAGCCCCACGGGCACGGGGGAGGCCGAACTGAAGGAGGACCGGCTACCGTCCCGTAAGGCCAGCTGCAGCGCGGTGGGCGGGAGCCGGggcctgccccctcccagccccatggtcagCAGCGCGCACAACCCCAACAAAGCAGAGATCCCAGAGCGGCACAAGGACAGCGCCGGTCCCCCC aacaACCTCCCCCCCAGCACGATGACCCGTAGGAACACGTATGTTTGTACTGAGCGCCCAGGCTCCGAGCGCCCCTCCTTGCTTCCCAACGGCAAAGAGAACAG CTCTGGCCCCCCAAGGGTGCCGCCTGCCTCTCCGTCCAGCCACAGTCTGGCGCCCGCCTCGGGCGACCGCAGCCGCCTGTCCCGCGGCTCCACCCTGCGCAGCACCTTCCACGGGGGGCAGGTGCGGGACCGCCGCGGGGGGGCGGCTGTGCAGAACGGCCCCCCCGCCTCGCCCACCCTGTCGCACGAGGCCTCGCCGCTACCCCCAGGCCGCAGCCGGCCCGCCGCCAACCTCTTCAGCAAGCTCACCTCCAAGCTGACCCGCAG GGTCGCAGACGAACCTGAGAGAATCGGGGGACCTGAGATCACAAG TGGCCATCTACCTGGGGCTCCGAAGGAAGCCGCCTCCGGCCCCCGGCTGCTCCGATTTCCCTGGAGCGTGAAGCTGACCAGCTCGCGCCCGCCCGAGGCGCTCATGGCCGCCCTGCACCGCGCCACCCACGCCGCCCGCTGCCGCTGCCGCCAGCCTCAGCCCTTCCTGCTGTCCTGCCTGCACGGGGGCGCTGGCGGCCCGGACCCCCTGTCCCACTTCGAGGTGGAGGTGTGCCAGTTGCCGCGGGCCGGCCTGCGCGGGGTCCTGTTCCGCCGGGTGGCGGGCACGGCCCCGGCCTTCCGCTCGCTGGTCAGCCGCATCGCCGACGACCTGGAGCTCTAG